The following coding sequences lie in one Phycicoccus duodecadis genomic window:
- a CDS encoding class E sortase, whose product MIRRVVGAVGELLITAGVLVLLFVAWQLWWTDVVADRKQAQVVQALVQDFGSGRAAEVGGDAFPELGQRKAFAVIRVPRFGADYARPVIEGTDRPVLALGVSHYDGSAAPGAVGNFAVAGHRTTYGRPFHDIDRLRAGDRVIVETAPTVYVYEIRSHEIVRPWQTEVIAPVPDQPGEAPTTAMITMTSCHPKFSAQFRYITHGVLVKSIPRAQWRAADWMTVEGAG is encoded by the coding sequence GTGATCCGCCGCGTCGTCGGCGCGGTCGGCGAGCTGCTCATCACCGCCGGCGTCCTGGTGCTGCTGTTCGTCGCCTGGCAGCTGTGGTGGACCGACGTGGTCGCCGACCGCAAGCAGGCGCAGGTCGTGCAGGCGCTGGTGCAGGACTTCGGCTCCGGCCGGGCCGCCGAGGTCGGCGGTGACGCCTTCCCCGAGCTGGGGCAGCGCAAGGCCTTCGCGGTCATCCGGGTGCCGCGCTTCGGCGCCGACTACGCGCGCCCGGTCATCGAGGGGACCGACCGGCCGGTGCTCGCGCTCGGAGTGAGCCACTACGACGGCAGCGCCGCACCCGGGGCGGTGGGCAACTTCGCCGTCGCCGGGCACCGCACCACCTACGGCCGCCCGTTCCACGACATCGACCGGCTGCGCGCGGGCGACCGGGTGATCGTCGAGACGGCCCCCACCGTGTACGTCTACGAGATCCGCAGCCACGAGATCGTGCGCCCGTGGCAGACCGAGGTCATCGCGCCGGTGCCCGACCAGCCGGGGGAGGCCCCCACCACCGCCATGATCACGATGACCTCGTGCCACCCGAAGTTCAGCGCGCAGTTCCGCTACATCACCCACGGCGTGCTGGTGAAGAGCATCCCGCGGGCCCAGTGGCGGGCGGCCGACTGGATGACGGTCGAGGGGGCGGGCTGA
- a CDS encoding aminodeoxychorismate/anthranilate synthase component II — MTRVLVVDNYDSFVFTIVGYLEQLGAECEVVRNDDVAPADGADFDGVLVSPGPGTPEEAGVSMAMIEACAARAQPMLGVCLGHQALGVVMGATVGRAPELLHGKTSQVIHDGTGVLAGVPDPFTATRYHSLTIDPATLPDTLVPNGRTSSGIVMAVRHASLPLHGVQFHPESVLTEGGHRMLANWLLTCGMADAVERSVGLSPLVHDAAGVARAVAAG; from the coding sequence ATGACCCGCGTCCTCGTCGTCGACAACTACGACAGCTTCGTGTTCACGATCGTCGGTTACCTCGAGCAGCTGGGCGCCGAGTGCGAGGTCGTGCGCAACGACGACGTGGCCCCGGCCGACGGCGCCGACTTCGACGGCGTCCTGGTCTCGCCGGGCCCCGGTACGCCCGAGGAGGCCGGGGTGTCGATGGCGATGATCGAGGCCTGCGCCGCGCGGGCCCAGCCGATGCTCGGGGTGTGCCTGGGCCACCAGGCGCTCGGGGTCGTCATGGGAGCGACCGTGGGGCGCGCGCCCGAGCTGCTGCACGGCAAGACCTCGCAGGTGATCCACGACGGCACCGGGGTGCTGGCGGGGGTCCCCGACCCCTTCACCGCCACGCGCTACCACTCGCTGACCATCGACCCCGCGACGCTGCCCGACACGCTGGTCCCCAACGGGCGCACGAGCAGCGGCATCGTCATGGCCGTGCGGCACGCGAGCCTGCCGCTGCACGGCGTGCAGTTCCATCCCGAGTCGGTGCTCACCGAGGGCGGGCACCGGATGCTGGCCAACTGGCTGCTGACCTGCGGGATGGCGGATGCGGTCGAGCGCTCCGTCGGGCTGTCGCCGCTGGTGCACGACGCGGCCGGGGTCGCCCGGGCGGTCGCCGCCGGCTGA
- the pknB gene encoding Stk1 family PASTA domain-containing Ser/Thr kinase translates to MADVPELLGGRYEVGELLGRGGMAEVHKGFDTRLGRPVAIKLLRHDLARDATFITRFRREAQSAAALNHASIVAVYDHGEDHVVTETGGATFNVPYIVMEYVDGHTLREVLSDEGQLDPTYAIRVTEAVLDALGYSHRQGIVHRDIKPANVMIGADGAVKVMDFGIARAMADANATVTATQAVIGTAQYLSPEQAQGHPVDARSDLYSAGCMLFELLTGRPPFLGDSPVSIAYQHVGETPVPPSRFVDEGLPDDLDAVVLHALEKPREDRYQDAGEFRQDLQAVRLGRPVSAAARASAAALAAAAAGGMGVAAAGATEALPRTSALSEQTAAYQVPVAAPVPLPPVTDERPYDDEDDRRRRGPGAYIALAIAVLAALALLGYGLVNYLGGPEGPPQVTVPSVVGTPQQTAQAKLAQAGFKVDAQVAADDTVPEGEVISQTPAGDTQADQGSTVRITVSGGPNAVQVPDLRGKSLSEATQLLSDLGLEVGTVKKTDDPQAAADEVISSDPAAGADAKPGTKVALVVGTGKVAVPNVQGLTQNEAQRLLADANLQVETEYQQTNDVAEGNVISQSPKANTKVDSGSTVKIVVAQKAAPTVTPTTVTPTPTPSPTPSPSGSPTPSPSPSP, encoded by the coding sequence ATGGCTGACGTCCCGGAGCTCCTCGGGGGGCGGTACGAGGTGGGCGAGCTCCTCGGCCGCGGCGGCATGGCGGAGGTCCACAAGGGTTTCGACACCCGGCTGGGCCGCCCCGTCGCCATCAAGCTGCTGCGCCACGACCTCGCGCGTGACGCCACCTTCATCACCCGTTTCCGCCGCGAGGCCCAGTCGGCCGCGGCCCTCAACCACGCCTCGATCGTCGCCGTCTACGACCACGGCGAGGACCACGTCGTCACCGAGACCGGCGGCGCCACCTTCAACGTGCCGTACATCGTCATGGAGTACGTCGACGGCCACACCCTGCGCGAGGTCCTCTCCGACGAGGGCCAGCTCGACCCCACCTACGCCATCCGGGTCACCGAGGCCGTCCTGGATGCGCTGGGCTACAGCCACCGCCAGGGCATCGTGCACCGCGACATCAAGCCGGCCAACGTGATGATCGGGGCCGACGGCGCGGTCAAGGTCATGGACTTCGGCATCGCGCGCGCCATGGCCGACGCCAATGCCACCGTCACGGCCACCCAGGCCGTCATCGGCACCGCGCAGTACCTCTCGCCCGAGCAGGCCCAGGGCCACCCCGTCGACGCCCGCTCCGACCTGTACTCCGCCGGCTGCATGCTCTTCGAGCTGCTCACCGGCCGGCCGCCGTTCCTCGGCGACAGCCCGGTCTCCATCGCCTACCAGCACGTGGGCGAGACCCCCGTGCCGCCGTCGCGCTTCGTCGACGAGGGCCTGCCCGACGACCTCGACGCCGTCGTGCTGCACGCCCTCGAGAAGCCGCGCGAGGACCGCTACCAGGACGCCGGCGAGTTCCGCCAGGACCTCCAGGCCGTCCGCCTGGGCCGGCCGGTGTCGGCTGCCGCCCGCGCGTCGGCGGCCGCCCTGGCCGCCGCCGCGGCCGGCGGGATGGGGGTCGCCGCCGCCGGGGCCACCGAGGCCCTGCCGCGCACCTCGGCCCTCTCCGAGCAGACGGCCGCCTACCAGGTGCCGGTCGCCGCGCCCGTCCCCCTGCCCCCGGTCACCGACGAGCGCCCCTACGACGATGAGGACGACCGCCGCCGGCGCGGGCCGGGCGCGTACATCGCCCTGGCCATCGCCGTGCTGGCCGCCCTCGCCCTGCTCGGCTACGGCCTGGTCAACTACCTCGGCGGCCCCGAGGGCCCCCCGCAGGTCACCGTCCCGTCCGTCGTGGGCACGCCTCAGCAGACCGCCCAGGCCAAGCTCGCCCAGGCCGGGTTCAAGGTCGACGCCCAGGTCGCGGCCGACGACACCGTCCCCGAGGGCGAGGTCATCTCGCAGACGCCCGCGGGCGACACCCAGGCCGACCAGGGCTCGACGGTGCGCATCACCGTCTCGGGGGGACCGAACGCCGTGCAGGTCCCCGACCTGCGCGGGAAGTCCCTCTCGGAGGCCACCCAGCTGCTCTCCGACCTCGGGCTCGAGGTCGGGACCGTCAAGAAGACCGACGATCCCCAGGCCGCGGCCGACGAGGTCATCTCGAGCGACCCGGCCGCCGGCGCCGATGCCAAGCCCGGCACCAAGGTGGCGCTCGTGGTCGGCACCGGGAAGGTGGCCGTGCCCAACGTGCAGGGGCTGACCCAGAACGAGGCCCAGCGGCTGCTCGCCGACGCCAACCTCCAGGTCGAGACCGAGTACCAGCAGACCAACGACGTGGCCGAGGGCAACGTCATCTCGCAGTCCCCGAAGGCCAACACCAAGGTCGACAGCGGGAGCACCGTCAAGATCGTGGTGGCCCAGAAGGCTGCGCCCACGGTCACCCCGACGACGGTCACGCCCACGCCGACCCCCAGCCCCACGCCGAGCCCGTCCGGGTCACCGACACCCTCGCCCTCGCCGAGCCCCTGA
- a CDS encoding peptidoglycan D,D-transpeptidase FtsI family protein has protein sequence MNAPVRRLSLLVGFLFAALLVSTTLIQYVFAADLNARPDNRRTLLATYARERGDILVGQTPVATSVPTQDEFKFLRTYEKGPLYSHVTGFYSFYGAVGGLEQAEDALLSGASDKLFYRRVSDLFTGRRAQGATIETTLDAAVQKAASDGLGDRRGAAVAIDPRTGAILAMVSHPDFDPNRLAGHDLATVDKNYQALTKDPSRPLVNRAIGGDLYPPGSVFKVVTAAAALSDGSYTPDSELPGGAQLDLPLTDTPLPNHDNQPCSPSGTVTLKQALVVSCNPAFGELGMKLGADALREQAAKFGFGDSPSIPMRVTPSSVPAELNAPQLAQSAIGQYDVRVTPIQMAMVAAGIANQGVVMSPYLVQSVIGSDLSVIEATQPAQLSEAVTPEVAAQLTDMMVAVVENGTGRQARIDGVQVAGKTGTAEHGSGTKAHAWFISFAPAKDPKIAVAVIVEDAAAAGSETGGGAVAAPIARSMMQARLTR, from the coding sequence GTGAACGCGCCCGTGCGCCGGCTCTCGCTCCTCGTGGGGTTCCTCTTCGCGGCCCTGCTGGTGTCGACCACGCTCATCCAGTACGTGTTCGCCGCCGACCTCAACGCCCGCCCCGACAACCGCCGCACGCTGCTGGCCACCTACGCCCGCGAGCGCGGCGACATCCTGGTCGGGCAGACCCCGGTCGCCACGTCGGTGCCCACGCAGGACGAGTTCAAGTTCCTGCGCACGTACGAGAAGGGCCCGCTGTACTCCCACGTCACCGGCTTCTACTCCTTCTACGGCGCGGTCGGTGGCCTCGAGCAGGCCGAGGACGCCCTGCTGTCCGGGGCCAGCGACAAGCTCTTCTACCGCCGGGTGTCCGACCTGTTCACGGGGCGCCGGGCCCAGGGCGCCACCATCGAGACCACGCTCGACGCCGCCGTGCAGAAGGCCGCCTCCGACGGGCTCGGTGACCGCCGCGGCGCCGCCGTCGCCATCGACCCCAGGACCGGGGCGATCCTGGCGATGGTGAGCCACCCCGACTTCGACCCCAACCGGCTGGCGGGGCACGACCTGGCCACGGTCGACAAGAACTACCAGGCGCTCACCAAGGACCCGAGCCGCCCACTGGTCAACCGTGCCATCGGCGGCGACCTCTACCCGCCGGGCTCGGTCTTCAAGGTGGTCACGGCGGCCGCGGCCCTGAGCGACGGCTCGTACACCCCCGACTCCGAGCTGCCCGGCGGTGCCCAGCTCGACCTGCCCCTCACCGACACCCCGCTGCCCAACCACGACAACCAGCCGTGCAGCCCCAGCGGCACCGTCACCCTCAAGCAGGCGCTGGTCGTCTCGTGCAACCCCGCCTTCGGCGAGCTCGGGATGAAGCTGGGCGCCGACGCGCTGCGCGAGCAGGCCGCCAAGTTCGGCTTCGGCGACTCCCCGAGCATCCCGATGCGGGTCACACCCAGCTCGGTGCCGGCCGAGCTCAACGCCCCACAGCTGGCCCAGTCGGCCATCGGCCAGTACGACGTGCGGGTCACCCCGATCCAGATGGCCATGGTCGCCGCGGGCATCGCCAACCAGGGCGTCGTCATGAGCCCCTACCTGGTGCAGTCGGTCATCGGCTCCGACCTGTCGGTCATCGAGGCCACCCAGCCGGCCCAGCTGTCGGAGGCCGTCACCCCCGAGGTCGCCGCGCAGCTCACCGACATGATGGTGGCCGTCGTCGAGAACGGCACGGGCCGGCAGGCACGCATCGACGGCGTGCAGGTCGCGGGCAAGACCGGCACGGCCGAGCACGGCTCCGGCACGAAGGCCCACGCGTGGTTCATCTCGTTCGCCCCGGCGAAGGACCCGAAGATCGCCGTGGCGGTCATCGTCGAGGACGCCGCGGCGGCCGGGAGCGAGACCGGGGGTGGGGCGGTCGCGGCACCGATCGCCCGTTCGATGATGCAGGCACGGTTGACCCGATGA
- a CDS encoding FtsW/RodA/SpoVE family cell cycle protein, whose protein sequence is MSIVSSVAPRSGRTTELILLLGAVGIVGLAYVNLGLATTGTLPPGLAAVGVGYLAVSLAFHVVLRWKAKYADPLILPIVTLLNGLGLVMIHRVDIARGREIADGVALRQLMWSALAVAIATAVLFALRDHRLLRRYTWIAGVAGFALLLLPLMPIIGNSEYGSRIWIRVGPLSFQPGEVAKLLLAVFFAGYLVQTRDALSVAGRKILGLTLPRARDLGPILIAWLASLSVLVFERDLGSSLLFFGLFVAMLYIATERVSWIAIGLALFVAGAYLAYLTFGHVQTRVLLWLDTFSPEALHTSDQLAKGLMGMAAGGMIGTGIGRGRPDLTYLAESDFIVPSFGEELGMIGLFAILALYALLVERGLRTSLGTRDGFGKLLAAGLSFSLALQCFVVVGGVTRVIPLTGLTMPFLSAGGSSLLANWTLVALLLRISDHARRPVPDAQQASAVGEAHTQVVRLS, encoded by the coding sequence GTGAGCATCGTGTCGTCGGTGGCCCCCCGCAGCGGGCGCACCACCGAGCTCATCCTGCTGCTCGGTGCGGTGGGCATCGTCGGGCTCGCCTACGTCAACCTCGGGCTGGCCACCACCGGCACGTTGCCGCCCGGGCTCGCCGCGGTCGGCGTGGGCTACCTCGCCGTCAGCCTCGCCTTCCACGTCGTGCTGCGCTGGAAGGCCAAGTACGCCGACCCGCTCATCCTGCCCATCGTCACCCTCCTCAACGGCCTGGGCCTGGTGATGATCCACCGGGTCGACATCGCCCGAGGCCGCGAGATCGCCGACGGGGTGGCCCTGCGCCAGCTGATGTGGAGCGCGCTGGCCGTCGCCATCGCCACCGCCGTGCTCTTCGCGCTGCGCGACCACCGGCTGCTGCGCCGCTACACCTGGATCGCCGGGGTCGCCGGCTTCGCCCTCCTGCTGCTGCCGTTGATGCCCATCATCGGCAACTCCGAGTACGGCTCCCGCATCTGGATCCGGGTGGGCCCCTTGTCGTTCCAGCCCGGTGAGGTCGCCAAGCTGCTGCTGGCCGTCTTCTTCGCCGGCTACCTGGTGCAGACCCGCGACGCCCTCTCGGTGGCCGGCCGCAAGATCCTGGGGCTGACGCTGCCGCGCGCCCGCGACCTCGGCCCCATCCTCATCGCCTGGCTCGCGAGCCTGAGCGTGCTGGTGTTCGAGCGCGACCTCGGCTCGTCGCTGCTGTTCTTCGGGCTCTTCGTCGCGATGCTCTACATCGCCACCGAGCGGGTCTCGTGGATCGCGATCGGCCTGGCGCTCTTCGTGGCCGGCGCGTACCTCGCCTACCTGACCTTCGGGCACGTGCAGACCCGCGTGCTGCTGTGGCTCGACACCTTCAGCCCCGAGGCCCTCCACACCTCCGACCAGCTGGCCAAGGGGCTGATGGGGATGGCGGCCGGCGGGATGATCGGCACCGGCATCGGCCGCGGCCGCCCCGACCTCACCTACCTGGCCGAGTCCGACTTCATCGTGCCCAGCTTCGGCGAGGAGCTCGGGATGATCGGGCTGTTCGCCATCCTGGCGCTCTACGCCCTGCTGGTCGAGCGGGGCCTGCGCACGTCGCTCGGCACCCGCGACGGCTTCGGCAAGCTGCTGGCCGCCGGCCTGTCGTTCTCGCTGGCGCTGCAGTGCTTCGTCGTCGTCGGCGGCGTCACCCGCGTCATCCCCCTCACCGGCCTGACCATGCCGTTCCTCTCGGCCGGTGGCTCCTCGCTGCTCGCGAACTGGACCCTGGTCGCCCTCCTGCTGCGGATCTCCGACCACGCACGCCGGCCGGTGCCCGACGCCCAGCAGGCCAGTGCCGTCGGCGAGGCACACACCCAGGTGGTGAGGCTGTCGTGA
- a CDS encoding PP2C family protein-serine/threonine phosphatase: MPFAFHYAARSDVGMVRSNNEDSGYAGPHLLAMADGMGGHAGGDVASSTVIASLVDLDGESLSGRDASTALLDRIKRANAEIGQRIHDEPALDGMGTTLIAMLRTGVTITLAHIGDSRAFLVRDGQVSQVTKDHSFVQNLVDEGRITADEAKTHPQRSLVTRVLTGADDDEPDLVVRQGKAGDRYLIASDGLTDYVARETVDEVLVQTADPAECADRLVALALRAGAPDNVTVVVGDLVDMARAAAPPTQPQVVGAAAARRRGTRPIPTTPAAKAAALTAAATRGSDDDTDDAVTLAEEGPRSRRATLLRVAATLVVAAVVLAGGSYAAYAWSQQQYYLGAQNGVVTVFRGVDQTLGWVSLSSPEYSTMIPVDDLPPSYQQSIENGIQVADRADAASRVAELRVQAAACRYSRANDEPCRTVAPTWVEPTPTPSPTASPTPTGSGLPTPTASATLPKNVTTPTLPPPS, from the coding sequence ATGCCCTTCGCCTTCCACTACGCGGCCCGCTCCGACGTCGGTATGGTCCGGTCCAACAACGAGGACTCGGGCTACGCGGGCCCCCACCTGCTCGCCATGGCCGACGGGATGGGCGGCCACGCCGGCGGCGACGTCGCCAGCTCCACGGTGATCGCCTCCCTGGTCGACCTCGACGGCGAGTCGCTCTCGGGGCGCGACGCCAGCACCGCGCTGCTCGACCGCATCAAGCGCGCCAACGCCGAGATCGGCCAGCGCATCCACGACGAGCCCGCCCTCGACGGCATGGGCACCACCCTCATCGCGATGCTGCGCACGGGCGTGACCATCACGCTGGCGCACATCGGCGACTCGCGCGCCTTCCTGGTGCGCGACGGTCAGGTCAGCCAGGTCACCAAGGACCACTCGTTCGTGCAGAACCTCGTCGACGAGGGCCGCATCACCGCCGACGAGGCCAAGACCCACCCGCAGCGCTCGCTGGTCACCCGCGTCCTCACCGGCGCCGATGACGACGAGCCCGACCTGGTGGTCCGCCAGGGCAAGGCCGGCGACCGCTACCTCATCGCCTCCGACGGCCTCACCGACTACGTGGCCCGCGAGACCGTCGACGAGGTGCTGGTGCAGACCGCCGACCCGGCCGAGTGCGCCGACCGCCTCGTGGCCCTGGCCCTGCGCGCCGGCGCCCCCGACAACGTCACCGTCGTCGTCGGCGACCTCGTCGACATGGCGCGGGCCGCCGCCCCGCCCACCCAGCCGCAGGTGGTCGGCGCCGCCGCCGCCCGGCGCCGCGGCACCCGCCCGATCCCCACGACCCCCGCCGCCAAGGCCGCGGCCCTCACCGCGGCCGCCACCCGGGGCTCCGACGACGACACCGACGACGCCGTGACCCTGGCCGAGGAGGGCCCGCGCAGCCGCCGAGCCACCCTGCTGCGCGTGGCGGCCACCCTCGTCGTCGCCGCCGTCGTGCTGGCCGGCGGCTCGTACGCCGCCTACGCCTGGTCCCAGCAGCAGTACTACCTCGGCGCCCAGAACGGCGTGGTCACCGTCTTCCGGGGGGTCGACCAGACGCTCGGCTGGGTCTCGCTCAGCTCCCCCGAGTACTCGACGATGATCCCCGTCGACGACCTGCCGCCCTCCTACCAGCAGAGCATCGAGAACGGCATCCAGGTCGCCGACCGCGCCGACGCCGCCAGCCGGGTCGCCGAGCTGCGCGTGCAGGCCGCCGCCTGCCGCTACTCGCGCGCCAACGACGAGCCCTGCCGCACCGTCGCCCCCACCTGGGTGGAGCCCACGCCCACCCCGAGCCCCACGGCATCCCCCACCCCCACCGGCTCCGGGCTGCCCACCCCCACCGCCTCGGCCACGCTGCCCAAGAACGTGACCACCCCGACCCTGCCCCCGCCGTCGTGA
- a CDS encoding FHA domain-containing protein FhaB/FipA: MSELTLTVLRLGLLVVLWGFVFAVVGVLRGDLYGTRVNRRSTNTPPRGTPALPAADARRGRAARTPKPSRAAKKGPTRLVVTAGPLSGTTLPLRPAGTLVGRSPECALVLDDDYASGRHCRIFEGENGTWMVEDLRSTNGTYLGATRLTEPREVAAGSVLRIGQTMLELQR, encoded by the coding sequence ATGAGCGAGCTGACCCTCACCGTGCTCCGGCTCGGTCTCCTGGTCGTGCTGTGGGGCTTCGTGTTCGCCGTGGTCGGCGTGCTGCGCGGCGACCTCTACGGCACCCGGGTCAACCGCCGCTCCACCAACACCCCGCCGCGCGGGACCCCGGCCCTCCCGGCCGCCGACGCGCGCCGCGGCCGCGCCGCCCGCACCCCCAAGCCGTCCCGTGCCGCCAAGAAGGGCCCCACCCGCCTCGTCGTCACGGCCGGCCCGCTCTCCGGCACCACGCTGCCGCTGCGCCCGGCCGGCACCCTCGTCGGCCGCAGCCCCGAGTGCGCCCTCGTCCTCGACGACGACTACGCCTCCGGCCGGCACTGCCGCATCTTCGAGGGCGAGAACGGCACCTGGATGGTCGAGGACCTGCGCTCCACCAACGGCACCTACCTCGGGGCCACGCGCCTGACCGAGCCGCGCGAGGTCGCCGCCGGCAGCGTGCTGAGGATCGGGCAGACGATGCTCGAGCTCCAGAGGTAG
- a CDS encoding FhaA domain-containing protein, which produces MGLLDRLEAGIERAVQGTFAKHLRAAVHPVEIASNIRRAMDDRAVTSSGRAIVPNVFIVELSPGDFDRISPDMKNVEMDLVAAAEEHCEGQHYQPAGPIDIVFEEHDDLETGVFRLRPSKASRPRATGMTGQERAVRPTPSPGPAAAAAAPGAAAAAADADGPTRPHDARNAAAPPPRRRVNPADRPWLDVDGERYPLMGAMTILGRDDSADIILDDPGISRRHSELRVTTDGPHFVTTVRDLGSTNGTFVNGERITTTHIDDGDRITVGRTSITFRAGRK; this is translated from the coding sequence GTGGGCCTGCTCGACCGCCTGGAGGCGGGGATCGAGCGCGCCGTGCAGGGCACCTTCGCCAAGCACCTGCGCGCCGCCGTGCACCCCGTCGAGATCGCGAGCAACATCCGGCGCGCGATGGACGACCGCGCGGTCACGTCGTCCGGCCGCGCCATCGTGCCCAACGTCTTCATCGTCGAGCTCAGCCCCGGCGACTTCGACCGCATCTCGCCGGACATGAAGAACGTCGAGATGGACCTCGTCGCGGCCGCCGAGGAGCACTGCGAGGGGCAGCACTACCAGCCGGCCGGCCCCATCGACATCGTCTTCGAGGAGCACGACGACCTCGAGACCGGCGTCTTCCGGCTGCGCCCGAGCAAGGCCAGCCGCCCCCGCGCCACGGGGATGACCGGCCAGGAGCGCGCCGTCCGCCCCACCCCGTCGCCCGGCCCCGCCGCAGCCGCAGCCGCCCCCGGTGCTGCCGCGGCCGCGGCCGACGCCGACGGTCCCACCCGCCCCCACGACGCCCGCAACGCCGCCGCACCCCCGCCCCGCCGCCGGGTGAACCCCGCCGACCGCCCCTGGCTCGACGTCGACGGCGAGCGCTACCCCCTGATGGGCGCGATGACCATCCTCGGCCGCGACGACAGCGCCGACATCATCCTCGACGACCCCGGCATCTCGCGGCGCCACAGCGAGCTGCGCGTCACCACCGACGGCCCGCACTTCGTCACCACCGTGCGCGACCTCGGCTCGACCAACGGCACCTTCGTCAACGGCGAGCGCATCACCACCACCCACATCGACGACGGTGACCGCATCACCGTGGGGCGCACCTCCATCACCTTCCGCGCGGGCAGGAAGTGA
- a CDS encoding pirin family protein → MTPPAAPSVLVFGPREVPLGGPRAMKVRRTLPSRERSFVGAWCFADHYGPDDVATSGGMDVAPHPHCGLATVSWLFSGEVEHRDSLGTVATVRPGEVNLMTAGRGISHSEVSTPATAVLHGVQLWVVLPAVAAGVEPRFEHHVPDAVRPADGVEARVFVGSLWGSTSPVRVETALLGVEVVLGAGASVVLPVPAGYEVGVLVDRGPVAFAGRSLGVAELGVVEAGHGDDLVLAAGDGGARVLVLGGEPFGEEIVMWWNFIGRSHDEVAAAREAWEAGADGGEAGPFGVVEGYRGDVARIPAPALPGVRLRPRSNRMGAPRVEAEAPPMS, encoded by the coding sequence ATGACTCCCCCGGCGGCCCCGTCCGTGCTGGTGTTCGGCCCCCGCGAGGTCCCGCTCGGCGGCCCGCGGGCGATGAAGGTGCGGCGCACCCTGCCCTCGCGCGAGCGCTCGTTCGTCGGGGCCTGGTGCTTCGCCGACCACTACGGCCCCGACGACGTCGCGACGAGCGGCGGGATGGACGTTGCGCCGCATCCGCACTGCGGGCTGGCCACGGTGTCGTGGCTGTTCAGCGGCGAGGTCGAGCACCGCGACTCCCTCGGGACGGTGGCCACGGTGCGGCCGGGCGAGGTCAACCTGATGACGGCCGGCCGCGGCATCTCGCACTCGGAGGTCTCGACCCCCGCGACCGCGGTGCTGCACGGGGTGCAGCTCTGGGTGGTCCTGCCGGCGGTGGCGGCCGGAGTGGAGCCGCGGTTCGAGCACCACGTGCCGGATGCCGTGCGCCCGGCCGACGGCGTCGAGGCGCGGGTCTTCGTGGGGTCGCTCTGGGGATCGACGTCGCCGGTTCGCGTCGAGACGGCGCTGCTGGGGGTCGAGGTGGTGCTGGGGGCGGGAGCGTCGGTGGTGCTGCCGGTGCCGGCGGGGTACGAGGTGGGCGTGCTGGTCGACCGGGGGCCGGTGGCGTTCGCGGGGCGGTCGCTGGGCGTGGCGGAGCTGGGGGTCGTCGAGGCCGGGCACGGGGATGACCTGGTGCTGGCGGCCGGGGATGGGGGCGCCCGGGTGCTGGTGCTGGGCGGGGAGCCGTTCGGCGAGGAGATCGTCATGTGGTGGAACTTCATCGGGCGCTCGCACGACGAGGTCGCGGCCGCGCGGGAGGCCTGGGAGGCGGGGGCCGACGGCGGCGAGGCCGGGCCGTTCGGCGTCGTGGAGGGGTACAGGGGTGACGTGGCGCGCATCCCGGCGCCCGCGCTGCCCGGGGTGCGGCTCAGGCCCCGGAGCAACCGGATGGGTGCTCCGAGGGTCGAGGCGGAGGCCCCGCCGATGTCCTGA
- a CDS encoding DoxX family protein, producing the protein MTPEKAQVSTRREQWGRRARAASKVALGAALIAAGAAHLTTRREEFRAQVPEWVPFDTDDVVVWSGYAELALGAATLVTWKQPHRARTGRAGALFFLAVLPGNVAQWLERKDGFGLDTDQKRLARLAFQPGLMAWAVYAGDTRAPRRAAQQA; encoded by the coding sequence ATGACACCGGAGAAGGCGCAGGTCAGCACCCGTCGCGAGCAGTGGGGCCGGCGGGCCCGGGCGGCGAGCAAGGTGGCCCTGGGGGCGGCCCTGATCGCCGCCGGCGCCGCGCACCTCACCACCCGTCGCGAGGAGTTCCGGGCGCAGGTGCCCGAGTGGGTGCCGTTCGACACCGACGACGTCGTGGTGTGGTCGGGCTACGCCGAGCTCGCGCTCGGCGCGGCCACCCTCGTGACGTGGAAGCAGCCGCACCGGGCGCGGACGGGCCGGGCGGGTGCGCTGTTCTTCCTCGCGGTCCTCCCCGGGAACGTCGCGCAGTGGCTCGAGCGCAAGGACGGCTTCGGGCTCGACACCGACCAGAAGCGCCTGGCCCGTCTGGCCTTCCAGCCCGGCCTGATGGCGTGGGCCGTGTACGCCGGCGACACCCGGGCCCCGCGCCGCGCCGCGCAGCAGGCCTGA